The following is a genomic window from Planctomycetia bacterium.
ATCTGGAAGACGGTACTCTCCTCCGCCGTCGTGCAATACTCAATTTCCTTTGCCCCTTGTTCGAGGAGCTTGCCAACCACGGCCTGTACGACTCCCTCAGGAGTACTGGCTCCCGCCGTCACACCGACGACGTCGACACCTTCCAGCCATTGCAACTGAATCTCACCGACTCCGTCGATCAGGAATCCACGTACGCCGCGCGCCTGAGCGACTTCAACAAGCCTTGCCGCGTTGCTCGAATTGCGCGATCCGACGACCAAGAGCAGCTTCATGCCGCGACGGGCCATCTCCTTGACGGCGTCCTGCCTGTTTTGCGTCGCATAACAGATGTCATCCGTCGGCGGCAATTCGAGACTTGGAAATCGCCGGCGCAGCGCCGCAAGCACTCCGGCGGTATCGTCAACTCCCAACGTGGTCTGCGTCAGCACCATGAGCTTCTTGCCGGCCGGAAGCGTGACCGTCTGCGCCTGGGACTCATTCTCCACCAGCGTAATATGTTCGGCCGACTGACCTAGCGTGCCGATGACTTCGTCGTGACCCTTGTGGCCGATGAGAATAATGTGATAGCCCTGCTTGACGAATCGATGCACTTCGAGATGCACCTTCGTCACCAGCGGGCATGTCGCGTCGATGACCTGCAACTGCCGCCGCTTCGATTCTTCGAACACCGTGGGGGAAACACCGTGAGCGCTGAGAATCGTCACCGCCCCGGTCGGCACCTCACCCACTTCCTGTACGAAGACCGCGCCTTTGGATCGAAGGTCCGAAACGACGTGGCTGTTGTGAACGATTTCTCGGCGCACATAG
Proteins encoded in this region:
- the ispH gene encoding 4-hydroxy-3-methylbut-2-enyl diphosphate reductase; translation: MKVLLANPRGFCAGVDRAVKIVDLALEVFGPPVYVRREIVHNSHVVSDLRSKGAVFVQEVGEVPTGAVTILSAHGVSPTVFEESKRRQLQVIDATCPLVTKVHLEVHRFVKQGYHIILIGHKGHDEVIGTLGQSAEHITLVENESQAQTVTLPAGKKLMVLTQTTLGVDDTAGVLAALRRRFPSLELPPTDDICYATQNRQDAVKEMARRGMKLLLVVGSRNSSNAARLVEVAQARGVRGFLIDGVGEIQLQWLEGVDVVGVTAGASTPEGVVQAVVGKLLEQGAKEIEYCTTAEESTVFQIPVSLKQAIADRGASDVALSVLRPTGA